GTCGCGGTATGCGTGTAGTGACGGACGACGGAGAGCTGGCGGCACAGCTTGCAGCGGCGTCCAACGAGGCGGAAGCCGCGTTCGGTGATGGAGGCGTCTACATTGAGAAGTTCGTCGATTCGCCGAGGCACATAGAGATCCAGGTGCTCGGTGATGGCAGAGGTGGTGTGAAGCACTACGGAGAACGCGAGTGCTCGATACAGCGGCGACACCAGAAGTTGCTCGAGGAATCTCCTTCACCCATCGTCGATCCCGACCTCCGCGACCGAATGGGTGAGGCAGCCGTAGAGGGAGCCCGGGCCGTGAACTACGAAGGTGCGGGTACGGTGGAGTTCCTGCTGGATGCGAAAAAGGAATTCTATTTCATGGAAATGAATACGCGCATTCAGGTGGAGCATCCCGTGACAGTAGATGTCGCTGACTGCGACGTTGTTCAGTTTCAGATTCTTGTTGCGATGGGTGAGAATGTCTCGAATCAACCCGCCGTCATGGATGGTCACGCCATCGAGTGTCGTATCAATGCCGAAAACCCATTCCGCGGTTTCGCCCCATCTCCGGGCGCGATCAGCACGTTCCATCCGCCTGGCGGCCACGGTGTGCGTGTGGATACTCATGCCTACGCCGACTACGTCATTCCGCCTCATTACGATTCCTTGATTGCAAAGCTGATTGTGCGTGCGAAGACGAGAGACCTGGCAATCAACAAGATGCAGAGAGCGCTCGACGAGTTCGTAATCGAAGGCGTGCACACGACGATTCCGTTTCACAGTCAATTGCTCAGGAACGAGGCTTTCAGGGCGGGT
The DNA window shown above is from Rhodothermales bacterium and carries:
- the accC gene encoding acetyl-CoA carboxylase biotin carboxylase subunit: MKKILIANRGEIALRIIRTCHEMGLKTVAVFSTVDRDSLHVRFADEAVCIGPPPSRDSYLRIDRIISAAEVTGADAIHPGYGFLAENADFSEICVDHGIKFIGPSAETIRLMGNKSLAKRTMQKAGVPVVPGSDGVVDDAKKAISIAADIGYPVIVKARSGGGGRGMRVVTDDGELAAQLAAASNEAEAAFGDGGVYIEKFVDSPRHIEIQVLGDGRGGVKHYGERECSIQRRHQKLLEESPSPIVDPDLRDRMGEAAVEGARAVNYEGAGTVEFLLDAKKEFYFMEMNTRIQVEHPVTVDVADCDVVQFQILVAMGENVSNQPAVMDGHAIECRINAENPFRGFAPSPGAISTFHPPGGHGVRVDTHAYADYVIPPHYDSLIAKLIVRAKTRDLAINKMQRALDEFVIEGVHTTIPFHSQLLRNEAFRAGNFDTKFLETFKLEPIA